A single Venturia canescens isolate UGA chromosome 1, ASM1945775v1, whole genome shotgun sequence DNA region contains:
- the LOC122419427 gene encoding transmembrane protein 208 isoform X1, translating into MAAEKKSSKVATKGAKQIVEENVSTLNFYRNMVFAAVAIYLTTMMVFFQFNALEITLTIFSALAYLGSYQFMMYMARTKYSETGQLLDSGVDLNMDGGIAENFKDLIILTAGVQVLSLTSNYFWLLWLLAPIRALWMLWSKLLAPWFFSGPQEQPEMDEKKQRKMERKMAKRH; encoded by the exons ATGGCG GCAGAAAAGAAGAGCAGCAAAGTTGCAACAAAAGGAGCTAAACAAATAGTCGAGGAAAATGTATCGACTCTTAATTTTTATAGAAATATGGTTTTCGCTGCCGTTGCCATTTATCTTACCACAATGATGGTGTTCTTCCAATTTAATGCTCTAGAAATT ACATTAACTATATTTTCTGCTCTCGCATACCTTGGGAGTTATCAGTTCATGATGTACATGGCACGAACAAAGTACAGTGAAACAGGTCAATTGCTGGATTCCGGAGTTGATCTCAATATGGACGGTGGTATAGCGGA GAATTTCAAAGATCTCATAATTCTTACGGCCGGTGTCCAAGTTCTGTCCTTAACATCGAATTATTTTTGGCTATTGTGGTTGCTG GCACCGATCAGAGCCCTTTGGATGTTATGGTCGAAACTCCTCGCACCTTGGTTTTTCTCTGGACCTCAGGAGCAGCCGGAAATGGATGAGAAGAAGCAACGAAAGATGGAGCGAAAAATGGCCAAACGTCATTGA
- the Samtor gene encoding S-adenosylmethionine sensor upstream of mTORC1: MASDDHKKLANFIKSTHNQLRKESRLYGPMEAWERHLARTEVLKNYATSMRELATNHWEQNEQIMGKQEGAAIHCRNQWIRSRCYDYFFKGGKAKFDQKETNIRSKMNGVGLSVNNEFLDTECIENESSMVSGTKIGLLDVGSCYNPLGMEEMFCVTPIDIAPSTANVIQCDFLNIELAPATILSSNQQSIEKLGEKSFDAVVFSLLLEYFPCPKQRFECCKKAYNLLKERGILIIVTPDSNHIGANARIIKSWRLVLSRMGFMRIVYEKLRHLHCLVFRKCVDRDVAARWFELQNIHEDDKFLSYDDKIYIPQDFSKVVDEPAKIMGDNVVYDRKELVEFFEEMPGSCDVFE; this comes from the exons ATGGCAAGCGACGATCACAAGAAATTagcgaattttataaaatctaCGCACAATCAATTGCGGAAAGAGTCTCGTCTTTACGGGCCGATGGAGGCATGGGAAAGACATCTAGCTCGTACGGAAGTTCTTAAG aattaCGCGACATCGATGAGAGAATTAGCAACGAATCACTGGGAGCAGAACGAACAAATTATGGGAAAGCAGGAAGGAGCAGCAATACACTGTAGAAACCAGTGGATCAGGTCACGATgctatgattatttttttaaaggagGCAAAGCCAAATTTGATCAGAAAGAAACAAATATTAGGTCTAAAATGAATGGAGTAGGACTTAGTGTCAATAATGAATTTCTAGACACTGAATGTATCGAGAATGAGAGTAGTATGGTTAGCGGAACTAAAATAGGACTGTTGGACGTAGGAAGTTGCTATAATCCGCTGGGTATGGAAGAAATGTTTTGCGTTACTCCGATCGATATAGCACCCTCAACTGCAAATGTAATTCAATGTGATTTTCTTAACATAGAATTAGCTCCTGCTACAATATTGTCTAGCAACCAACAAAGTATAGAAAAGTTGGGAGAAAAGTCTTTCGACGCAGTAGTTTTTTCTCTGCTTCTGGAATATTTTCCATGTCCCAAGCAAAGATTCGAATGTTGTAAAAAAGCTTACAATTTGTTGAAAGAACGTggaatattgataattgtaaCACCGGATTCCAATCACATTGGAGCAAATGCAAGAATCATTAAATCCTGGAGACTCGTTTTATCTAGAATGGGTTTCATGAGAATAGtctacgaaaaattgcgaCATCTTCATTGTCTCGTCTTTCGAAAATGTGTCGACAGAGACGTCGCTGCTAGATGGtttgaattacaaaatattcatgAGGATGACAAATTTCTCAGTTACgatgataaaatttacattccaCAAGATTTTTCGAAGGTTGTCGACGAACCCGCGAAAATAATGGGAGATAACGTTGTGTACGATCGCAAAGAActagttgaattttttgaggaGATGCCTGGCTCTTGTGAtgtgtttgaataa
- the RpL28 gene encoding 60S ribosomal protein L28, translating into MSSHLNWMIIRNNNAFLLKKRNISKPFSTEPNNLTNLSSYRYSGIVHRKSVGVVDTPDKKGFTVVYKKPKAALKPAKATVRRTMKAGARRSLYKLKTLLTANKYRRDLTKVALRRASAVLQSQKPLPAKKTRAPKKAD; encoded by the exons ATGTCGTCCCACTTGAATTGGATGATTATTCGCAACAACAATGCTTTCCTTCTTAAGAAGCGAAACATTAGCAAACCTTTTTCGACA GAACCCAACAATCTGACGAACCTCAGTAGCTACCGTTATTCCGGCATTGTCCACCGCAAAAGTGTTGGTGTTGTAGACACCCCAGACAAGAAAGGTTTCACGGTAGTCTACAAGAAGCCAAAGGCAGCGCTGAAACCCGCCAAGGCAACAGTCAGACGTACAATGAAAGCAGGAGCTCGTAGATCTCTTTACAAGCTGAAGACTCTCCTTACGGCCAACAAGTACCGTCGGGATCTCACCAAG GTTGCGTTGCGTCGTGCCAGTGCTGTTCTACAATCACAAAAACCTTTGCCAGCTAAAAAGACTCGTGCTCCTAAAAAAGCCGATTAA
- the LOC122419422 gene encoding zinc finger and BTB domain-containing protein 17-like isoform X1, whose product MASEQFSLVWNSFPTNLSSGLYTLLTDEHLVDVTLTAEGQILRAHKLILSVCSSYFRELFEENTCKHPIVILKDVNYRDLSAMLHFMYQGEVNIKQEDISSFLKLAETLQIKGLTTENRTESYISGETKKEKDSFRTEMCEDLAEQNLEETVSQRLEGSVGSPHRERSPSTRTKQSCIKVTSSKVFQRFGGDLDTEKVMQPINRMFHENYEDRTNEMKTEQMTAMSEEPLDYTSEVRAPMDDGEEPLNYRLNANDHPPQDFGLILPHAENCERESLGTENQPQESKDLNCEEASFSRGKKPVKGLPSDSLPLETTLRVVSEIGPTLRVDRGKVVRMYSCPWCLRHFTRKENLKLHVRYIHGPLESLTCKLCGNKYKNSNSLRVHSYLYHNTRRSKHTKP is encoded by the exons ATGGCGAGTGAACAATTTTCGCTCGTTTGGAACAGTTTTCCAACAAATTTGTCTTCCGGTTTGTACACTCTTTTGACGGATGAACATCTTGTTGATGTTACACTTACTGCCGAGGGCCAAATTCTTAGAGCTCACAAGCTTATATTATCTGTCTGTAGTTCTTATTTTAGAGAACTCTTCGAG GAGAACACTTGCAAGCATCCGATAGTTATACTGAAGGATGTGAATTACAGAGATCTGTCGGCGATGTTACATTTTATGTATCAGGGAGAAGTGAACATAAAGCAAGAAGATATATCaagttttttgaaacttgccgAGACGTTACAAATAAAAGGTCTAACAACTGAGAACCGCACTGAATCTTACATCTCCGGTGAGActaagaaagagaaagattcaTTTAGAACAGAAATGTGTGAAGACTTGGCGGAGCAAAATCTAGAAGAGACGGTATCGCAGAGATTGGAAGGTTCCGTTGGTTCTCCTCATCGAGAAAGGTCTCCATCTACAAGAACTAAACAATCCTGTATAAAAGTGACATCCAGTAAGGTTTTTCAGCGCTTCGGAGGAGACTTGGACACAGAAAAAGTAATGCAGCCGATAAACAGAATGTTTcatgaaaactatgaagacaGAACAAATGAAATGAAGACAGAACAAATGACAGCGATGAGCGAAGAACCGTTGGATTACACTTCTGAAGTGCGAGCTCCGATGGATGATGGCGAAGAACCATTGAACTACAGGCTGAACGCAAATGATCATCCTCCCCAAGATTTTGGTTTGATTTTACCTCATGCCGAGAATTGTGAGAGGGAAAGCCTAG GGACCGAAAATCAACCGCAAGAATCAAAGGATTTGAACTGTGAAGAAGCGAGTttttcgagaggaaaaaaaccaGTCAAAGGATTACCAAGCGATTCTTTGCCGTTGGAAACAACCTTAAGGGTTGTCTCCGAGATTGGACCAACGTTGAGAGTCGATAGGGGCAAAGTCGTTCGTATGTACTCGTGTCCATGGTGCTTGAGACATTTTACGCgaaaagaaaatctcaaattgCACGTACGTTACATACACGGTCCCCTCGAGAGTCTCACGTGCAAACTTTGTGGCAACAAGTACAAGAACAGCAACAGCTTACGCGTACACTCGTATCTTTATCATAATACAAGACGCAGCAAACACACTAAGCCATAA
- the LOC122418939 gene encoding uncharacterized protein, which produces MEPDMAVELVAKNHLLEDENVYISVFIGDDDASSIAAMRQEVTYTIEKWSDINHAKKNLSNDLYAISLPKRLIDYFTRAFTYALQQNKDKVEETKVALLNIVNHAYENEILYVHNGLPNGEPLTDPNLRAKLTPIFEKYAKNANKLAPCGSSQPNESFNSIVASKHPKNKFYGASESMPFRVAAAVCKKNTAHHISSKYMKNFAYRLGKILNRFGTPRMQKGRKTLLKDAALLSSNSDFLARKRGRLKMLALKNKRESHTNRNMQCQQEHSFPSTS; this is translated from the coding sequence ATGGAGCCTGACATGGCGGTAGAGCTCGTTGCCAAAAATCACCTTTTGGAAGATGAAAATGTCTATATTTCAGTTTTCATCGGTGATGATGATGCTTCGTCTATTGCGGCTATGCGTCAAGAAGTGACGTACACGATTGAAAAATGGTCCGATATCAATCACGCAAAAAAAAACCTAAGTAACGATCTGTACGCAATTTCTCTACCTAAACGACTGATTGACTACTTTACTAGAGCCTTTACCTATGCTCTGCAACAAAACAAGGATAAAGTAGAGGAAACAAAAGTTGCGTTACTAAACATTGTCAATCATGCGTACGAAAACGAAATTCTTTACGTCCACAATGGATTACCAAATGGGGAGCCACTTACCGATCCGAATCTACGTGCTAAATTGACACCTATATTCGAAAAGTATGCaaagaatgcaaataaattagCACCTTGTGGTTCTTCCCAACCGAACGAGTCGTTTAACAGCATCGTGGCCAGCAAACACCCTAAAAATAAATTCTATGGTGCTTCAGAGTCAATGCCATTCAGAGTAGCTGCTGCGGTCTGCAAAAAAAATACGGCACATCATATATCCTCAAAGTATATGAAAAACTTTGCCTATCGCCTGGGAAAAATACTGAACCGTTTCGGCACGCCAAGGATGCAGAAAGGGCGAAAAACGCTATTAAAAGACGCAGCATTGCTTTCAAGCAACAGCGACTTTTTAGCAAGAAAAAGAGGTCGGCTCAAAATGCTAGCGCTAAAAAACAAGAGGGAATCACATACGAATCGGAATATGCAATGTCAGCAGGAACACAGTTTTCCTTCGACCAGCTAG
- the LOC122419430 gene encoding ejaculatory bulb-specific protein 3-like produces the protein MKVAVVFIAVVACVAAQGTFTTKYDNVDIDQILRSTRLLNNYVNCLLDAGNCTPDGKELKKSLPDALASGCAKCSEKQKAGSEKVIRFLVNERPQIWEKLSAKYDPNNEYKSKFQNEANKRGITV, from the exons ATGAAG GTAGCCGTCGTTTTTATCGCTGTTGTAGCGTGCGTCGCTGCTCAAGGTACTTTTACGACGAAGTACGACAACGTTGACATCGATCAAATCCTCAGAAGTACTCGGCTCCTCAATAATTACGTCAATTGTCTTCTCGATGCTGGAAATTGTACTCCCGATGGTAAAGAGTTGAAGA aatcaCTGCCCGATGCTCTGGCCAGTGGTTGCGCCAAATGTAGCGAAAAGCAGAAGGCCGGCAGCGAGAAGGTCATCCGGTTTCTAGTAAATGAG CGTCCACAAATTTGGGAAAAACTCTCCGCGAAATACGATCCCAACAACGAGTACAAGAGCAAGTTCCAAAACGAAGCTAATAAACGTGGAATCACCGTTTAA
- the Srp54 gene encoding probable splicing factor, arginine/serine-rich 7 — protein sequence MAVGSTKVVQVTNIAPQATKDQMQTLFGYLGKIEDIRLYPTIRDVAVPVQSRICYIKFHDHSSVAVAQHMTNTVFIDRALIVIPYQNGDIPDEQRALELTNNGTVVPGLYPSEPKLPPNVVNAIEGIPPNHVIATIDPKLDANGLPAYPHLPGHLDSRRIEEIRRTLVVGNLDISVSVEQLLDFFVSNGVEIKYLRLCTRDSDTEHYALLELSEQSSVVSALQLNGKLLAEKPIKLCHSTQAIAKPEAKSNEAAQKEIEEAMSRVKEAHNLISAAIDPVIGMLSKDKRSRSGSRSRKSRSRSRGRSRRSRSRKRSRSRHRRSRSRHRRRSRSRSKRSRSKERRRKSASRRRSSSRSRHRSRSRSRRSRSRRSRTRSKDRKKRSSPSSRRRSRSRSRSKRSKSKTRRSRSKSKSRSSKSKYSEKSRDKEKRDKDKSDSNGKKSDGDKDRSEKSDRGERSEKKSSRDKRADKESKSEEKSRGGGSDYSDSKDKTESEN from the exons ATGGCGGTTGGCTCAACGAAAGTCGTACAAGTTACGAATATCGCACCTCAAGCAACCAAAGATCAAATGCAAACACTGTTTGGTTATTTGGGCAAAATTGAGGACATTCGGCTGTATCCAACTATTCGGGACGTCGCTGTGCCTGTTCAGTCCCGAATATGCTACATCAAATTTCACGATCACAGTAGCGTCGCCGTTGCTCAACACATGACTAACACTGTTTTCATCGACCGGGCCCTTATTGTTATACCTTATCAGAATGGCGATATTCCGGACGAACAAAGAGCACTTGAACTTACGAACAATGGCACAGTCGTTCCAG gATTATATCCATCGGAACCGAAACTGCCTCCAAATGTAGTGAACGCGATAGAAGGAATACCTCCAAATCATGTAATAGCTACGATCGATCCAAAATTGGATGCAAATGGTTTACCAGCATATCCTCATCTCCCGGGACACTTGGACAGTCGGAGGATCGAGGAGATAAGGCGTACCTTGGTAGTAGGAAATCTCGATATTTCGGTATCGGTAGAGCAACTGTTGGACTTTTTTGTGAGCAACGGTGTTGAGATTAAGTATCTTAGATTATGTACTCGTGATTCTGACACTGAGCATTACGCACTTCTGGAATTATCGGAACAGTCGAGCGTGGTTTCGGCATTGCAATTGAACGGTAAATTATTAGCGGAAAAGCCGATAAAACTGTGCCATTCGACACAAGCGATAGCGAAACCGGAAGCGAAGAGCAATGAAGCCGCGCAAAAAGAGATCGAAGAGGCGATGTCGAGGGTAAAGGAAGCTCACAACTTGATATCAGCAGCGATCGATCCAGTGATCGGAATGTTATCGAAGGACAAGAGGAGTCGTAGCGGTTCGCGGAGTCGCAAGTCACGATCGCGTTCGAGAGGGCGCAGTCGACGTTCGAGATCGCGCAAACGATCGCGCTCTCGTCACAGAAGATCACGTTCGCGGCATCGTCGCAGATCCCGATCACGATCGAAACGTTCACGATCGAAAGAACGTCGAAGAAAATCGGCTTCGCGGAGGCGAAGTAGCTCGAGGAGCCGTCATCGTTCTAGGTCAAGGTCACGAAGATCCAGATCGAGACGCTCTCGGACGCGATCGAAGGATCGGAAGAAGAGATCGTCGCCGTCGTCCCGTCGTAGAAGTCGATCAAGATCGCGCAGCAAACGCTCCAAATCGAAGACGCGTCGCTCCAGATCGAAGTCCAAATCTAGATCCTCCAAATCTAAATATTCGGAAAAGAGCAGGGACAAAGAAAAGCGTGACAAAGACAAATCAGAcagtaatggaaaaaaaagcgaCGGGGATAAAGATCGAAGCGAAAAAAGCGATCGGGGAGAAcgaagcgagaaaaaatcgagcaGAGATAAAAGAGCGGATAAGGAATCTAAGTCCGAGGAAAAGTCACGAGGCGGAGGATCTGATTACAGCGATAGCAAGGACAAAACAGAGTCCGAAAATTGa
- the LOC122419422 gene encoding uncharacterized protein isoform X2, translating to MNILLMLHLLPRAKFLELTSLYYLSVVLILENSSRDLSAMLHFMYQGEVNIKQEDISSFLKLAETLQIKGLTTENRTESYISGETKKEKDSFRTEMCEDLAEQNLEETVSQRLEGSVGSPHRERSPSTRTKQSCIKVTSSKVFQRFGGDLDTEKVMQPINRMFHENYEDRTNEMKTEQMTAMSEEPLDYTSEVRAPMDDGEEPLNYRLNANDHPPQDFGLILPHAENCERESLGTENQPQESKDLNCEEASFSRGKKPVKGLPSDSLPLETTLRVVSEIGPTLRVDRGKVVRMYSCPWCLRHFTRKENLKLHVRYIHGPLESLTCKLCGNKYKNSNSLRVHSYLYHNTRRSKHTKP from the exons ATGAACATCTTGTTGATGTTACACTTACTGCCGAGGGCCAAATTCTTAGAGCTCACAAGCTTATATTATCTGTCTGTAGTTCTTATTTTAGAGAACTCTTCGAG AGATCTGTCGGCGATGTTACATTTTATGTATCAGGGAGAAGTGAACATAAAGCAAGAAGATATATCaagttttttgaaacttgccgAGACGTTACAAATAAAAGGTCTAACAACTGAGAACCGCACTGAATCTTACATCTCCGGTGAGActaagaaagagaaagattcaTTTAGAACAGAAATGTGTGAAGACTTGGCGGAGCAAAATCTAGAAGAGACGGTATCGCAGAGATTGGAAGGTTCCGTTGGTTCTCCTCATCGAGAAAGGTCTCCATCTACAAGAACTAAACAATCCTGTATAAAAGTGACATCCAGTAAGGTTTTTCAGCGCTTCGGAGGAGACTTGGACACAGAAAAAGTAATGCAGCCGATAAACAGAATGTTTcatgaaaactatgaagacaGAACAAATGAAATGAAGACAGAACAAATGACAGCGATGAGCGAAGAACCGTTGGATTACACTTCTGAAGTGCGAGCTCCGATGGATGATGGCGAAGAACCATTGAACTACAGGCTGAACGCAAATGATCATCCTCCCCAAGATTTTGGTTTGATTTTACCTCATGCCGAGAATTGTGAGAGGGAAAGCCTAG GGACCGAAAATCAACCGCAAGAATCAAAGGATTTGAACTGTGAAGAAGCGAGTttttcgagaggaaaaaaaccaGTCAAAGGATTACCAAGCGATTCTTTGCCGTTGGAAACAACCTTAAGGGTTGTCTCCGAGATTGGACCAACGTTGAGAGTCGATAGGGGCAAAGTCGTTCGTATGTACTCGTGTCCATGGTGCTTGAGACATTTTACGCgaaaagaaaatctcaaattgCACGTACGTTACATACACGGTCCCCTCGAGAGTCTCACGTGCAAACTTTGTGGCAACAAGTACAAGAACAGCAACAGCTTACGCGTACACTCGTATCTTTATCATAATACAAGACGCAGCAAACACACTAAGCCATAA
- the LOC122419427 gene encoding transmembrane protein 208 isoform X2, whose product MVFAAVAIYLTTMMVFFQFNALEITLTIFSALAYLGSYQFMMYMARTKYSETGQLLDSGVDLNMDGGIAENFKDLIILTAGVQVLSLTSNYFWLLWLLAPIRALWMLWSKLLAPWFFSGPQEQPEMDEKKQRKMERKMAKRH is encoded by the exons ATGGTTTTCGCTGCCGTTGCCATTTATCTTACCACAATGATGGTGTTCTTCCAATTTAATGCTCTAGAAATT ACATTAACTATATTTTCTGCTCTCGCATACCTTGGGAGTTATCAGTTCATGATGTACATGGCACGAACAAAGTACAGTGAAACAGGTCAATTGCTGGATTCCGGAGTTGATCTCAATATGGACGGTGGTATAGCGGA GAATTTCAAAGATCTCATAATTCTTACGGCCGGTGTCCAAGTTCTGTCCTTAACATCGAATTATTTTTGGCTATTGTGGTTGCTG GCACCGATCAGAGCCCTTTGGATGTTATGGTCGAAACTCCTCGCACCTTGGTTTTTCTCTGGACCTCAGGAGCAGCCGGAAATGGATGAGAAGAAGCAACGAAAGATGGAGCGAAAAATGGCCAAACGTCATTGA